The Musa acuminata AAA Group cultivar baxijiao chromosome BXJ3-6, Cavendish_Baxijiao_AAA, whole genome shotgun sequence region CTTCTTTCCCAGTTAAACCATCTTATGGAGATTAGAGTGCTGAAACCTTGGCTCCACGTAACTGATCAGACATGTGCTATACATCCTCTTGATTTCTTTGCAGTCATGGAGATGCAAGAAGAGTCACCTTTTTTTGCCACTGACACTTTCAGGCAAGTACAAGGTTATCTTGATGTTTCTTGCCTCAAAGAATGTTCATGTTTCATTGTTCTCTGTGTTATGCTCCCTTTCTTCAATGGCAGGGCCAGTGTTCTGTCATCAGTTTCAGAAACACTGAAAGGATTCATCATCATCTATGAAGGATTCAGCTCTTTTGCAGAAATATTCTCACCAATTTCCAATTTGCTGCACGAAGTGTTGCAAAATCCTAACTTGCCAGGGTTATTACGAGACAAGATGCAAGATGTTCTTGATTTGATCAAGAAGAAAACCGATGAACATCACATGTTTAGAAAACCGCTTCAAATGCGGAAACAGAAGCCAGTGCCAATAAAGCTACTGAATCCAAAATTTGAAGAGAAGTATGTGCTACTAAACTTGAGGTTTTTTGtcatttatttttcatatatatatataataataataaatggaaAAGCCAAATCTTTTTATGGTTCATGAACATAGGGTGCTTATGTTGTAAATAAATATACTATTCACAACATCTTTGCTTTTTGTATCTTTTGAAGGTTGTATATAAAGCCAAATCTTTAGTAGAGTGATGTTACTGGCAGGAACAGATATAAGTGTTGCTGACACTTCAGCTTTTAAAATTTCTTGGGTGCCATTGCTTGTGGATTGGTGGATAAGACAAAGCAATCTTAGATAGGGTCAAAATCCAATTTTGTTTATTTCTTTCTGTTTGGGGGGCACATTGCTTGTGTACTCTTCTTATACATGACTCCAAACTTTACCGTTCACTTCAAACTAGCTATTGAGAGATAAGACTTTGGTGGTGTTGTGGCATCTTTATGGTTCTTGTTgtttatatatcttatttaaGTGAAATTATTTAGTATAATTAGAAGTTAACTAATTGAAATTTTCTTCATTTTGTCACTTTCAGTATAATTCTTGTGTAAATGCAAATATATGATtcttatctaaaatctttttgcAGCTTTGTAAAGGGTAGAGATTATGATCCAGATCGAGAGAGAGCAGAGATGAAGAAATTGAAAAAGCTCCTTAAAAGTGAAAAGAAAGGAGCGATACGTGAACTACGAAAAGATAGCCAATTTGTGTCTGGATTAAAAGAGACAGGTAGGTTAAtgcaggaagaagaaagagcagaGAAATATGGAAAGGCTATGGCTTTCCTCCAAGAACAGGAGTATGCTTTCAAGTCTGGACAATTAGGAAAAggcaggaagaggaggagatgaaACTTAGCTTCATTTTATGTCTGGTTTATATGTATTGTTTTCAAGCTTTACAAGGTATGCTACAGCTGcaagtattttatttttatttttctgttcataTCATTCCTGTGTTTTACTTTTTGCTTGGTTTATATCCATCTTTTATTTGCTTTTTGCTTGGTTTATATTCGTCCTATTTTACCTTTTCTGGCTCAGGTCATATCCatcctatatttttctttttgctttttgttGGTTGTTTCGGGCATGTGTTTTAGTTTAACAAACTGCGTAAAATTTTAATGTCCTAAATATGTTTTGATGATCATTTCGTGCATAAAAATAGAATTTAGTGGAAACCCTTAATCCAGTTTTTTTATCATGTTCGAGGGGATGCTAGTGTGGTTAGAAACTTTAGTTTCTCTTGTTGTTGTTGAAATTCATTAACGTTATGAGAGAATGAAACAATTGTCATTCGggtgtaattcaaatttggatgaTGGTGGTATTCCAGGCAACATACTGTTCTTGTCTCTGTTGTaagtcattattttttttttggttaccTTAAATGCTGCTGGAGGGCTAGTGACAACTGAAAGTCGAATTAGCTAGCTCTTAGGTTGACACTTCTCTTACATGGcttgttttccttgagatatttgaaACAGTTCCGGCACTGTGTTCTAGCACTAGTTGTTGGTATTGAGCCATATGTTCCAGCATTAGTTGTGGGTTGAACCTCAAATACCAGTGAGTTTGCATGGATCGGATCGGTAAAAGGTCCCAAACATCAATCAGTAAAAATTGTCTGACCAGTATTTGATACCTGATTCTAGAATCTAGAGTGCCAAGTTTGGGACCTTTTCTTATGCCTTTGCTTTCATTTGACACTGTAGCTGTATAATTTCAACTCCAAGGCACATTACTTATAATTTGACATGACCAGAAACTAGACGTTCTTGAACTTTGAGAACCTCACAAATCAAGAATCTCTTGCAGCTTCTGCAACTGCTCAATTTGGTCTGTTATAAATGTGCAGTGTCACATGAGAACCACTGGCATCAGGAAGCACAGGTAGCCCAtctgtaattaaaaaaaaaaaaaatacaaattactTTGTGGTTCAAAGTACACATAGTGGTCTTAGTTGAATCCCAATTGATTCATTTAGAATATTCTGTGGTCTACACTCTGTGCGGTTGTACCATATCTGTCTTGCGGAGCAGAAGGACAGTAGTTTCCTTTAACTTGCCTTTAGTgttcattgattttttttattttcaagagaAACTCATGGCTAGGATGTGATATATGTACTAGCTCAAGAAATCATCCAGGATTTCAATATGATTCTGAAAATATTCAATTGAACATACTATAACGACTAAGTGTTTCTTAATGACCACTTGCAAATAATAGACTTTGTGCTATAATGTTAGTTTTGCTGTTTGTATGATTTGTATTTACATACTTTTTTAACTGTGTGAACAACTAATCAGCTGCTGTCAGCTCTTGTAATGTAGTTTATTACCCATTGTGATGTTTGCCACATGAAATGCTTAGCATATTGATGCTACTTCACCTAAGGGCTAATCATTAGCAATGTGGAAGTGAATTTCtactattggtttttttttttttttttctgtccaaTGTGTGTAAGACAAAATATTTGTGCTAACACTTCGAAGCTTCacaagttctttttttttcatttttttttctttgggttGAGCACATGGTGCACACAGGGTGTATGATCTGCCACCCTGAGCAGGAGAAGACAGGCCTTTATGCACCATAAGGGATTTGAACTAGTGATTTAAATTGCCCAAGTTGGCCGTCAGCTTTTAGAACTGCATTATCAACGAGATTGTTTagccattattgctgtttacattctcTCGTATACTAATTAGTGGCTCTCCAAATTCCAGGAGTCTGCAAGAGGGTTGTTCTTACAGCTGATTCCGAAAAGGGCTTTAGATTAGTTTGAACTTGCAGAGGTATTTCCAACCAAAGAATTGAAGAACTCAAGTGTATCCTCCAGTTAGGGTTTTAGATTTGGTTGCTCCCTTTGTGCCATTCTAATGCATATCTTTACCAGCTCGAGCTTGTGTAAACTTAATTGTTTCTTAAATTATTTAAGCTAAATTTTTGTTTCCAACATAAACGGCCCGTAGTTGGCTTCATTCTGTATAAATATGCATCATTCAAGCTTTTATTTGAGCACTTGAAATCGAAATATCAGCTGCGATGGTTCGTCTTCTCGACTGTAATAACAACAGTTTCCATGCATGCAACTGATAGCATTTTGCTAACAAGATGTTAACGAAGGTGAGAGCAAGCTCATGGCTTTGAAGCAAGCCGCGGATGTTCTCCAGAGTGCAACTTTACGGGGAATACTTTGAATTCCCATGCCGTCGTCGTGCCCCACCCCCGCTGGTTTACCCCCAACTGCATCACCGGATCTCCAACATAAATAATATACAACTAACTTATCATTAACATCGTCCGATACCAACAGAAGATTTATACGCTTTGCATCAATTGGTTTGGCTTACGATAAGAGGCCATGTCTTTTTATCATCGAAAAGAAAAGAAGTGCATTATGGGATTACATATATTTTTATTCCCGAATTCCTCGGTGCACAGGAACGGTTGTTCTACAgtaccctcctctctctctctctctctctctccctccattGGCGGGTCCCAGAGGCGCGCGCCCATCATTATCACTCCACGCAAGCGACCTGCTCCGCGTTAACCAGTTCCGGCGGAACACGGGAAATCTCCTTTTGTCTCACTCTCACTGTGACTTGCGGCGCTCTgcgtcctccgccgccgcctcttCTCCTCGCCGCTGATCCGTCACGCCGTCCGCCGCCTCGTCGTAGTCCCTCGTTAGCTGGCCGTCCTCCGGCCGGCCGGCGACGTAGTTGATGAGCTCCTCCCCGGAGGTCTCCCCCGGGGGCGGGGAGATCCGGAGGaggacggcgacggcgacgagcAGGAAGCCGGTGGAGACGAGGAGAGGCCAGAAGAAGCCGGCCACGGCGGAGAAGCTGGGGCCGAGGCTGAGGAGGGAGAAGAGCGCCGCGACCAGAGCGGCGGCGACGGCCAGGTGGAACCGGTGCTCCACCGCCGCCTGCATCAGCTTCTCTTGGATCGCCATGGGGAACCAACCACCAAACCCAAGCAAGCGGAGGCTTCCTCTTCTTGCAGAAGTGAAGAAAGACAGGATTCTCTTCTGCTGCCAAACCTTTGTTTTCTTGtcctttccctctctctctcgttctctcgCTCCCTCAGGGAGAGAGAGAAAGGCATGTACTTCTCGGTCGGTCTCCCCAAAGTACCCCTTACACCTCCGAGATCTCCACTCTCATCAGTCTTTAAAGAAACCGTCATAATGATTACAATGCACATCTCATTAGAAAACAGcgatatttatttcttatttcaTTTATTTATGATCACGCAGCAATCGACGGAATGAATTAATAGAATGGCCAATTTTGTCAACTACCGTCGTAACGGTTGTCGCTTCGGACACCGCGTCTCGACAGGGGACGGACTTGGCATTATTCGATTTGCTGAGGGCAAAGATGGGCGGAAGGCAACGTTAGGCTACGGTGACGTGTCGACCACGTTCTTCGATGCGCCAAAGGCATATGATAAACTTGTGGGCAGAAGAGGCGGGGGCCACCGTCACGGCCTTCTCAATCTCCAATCGTGGCCGTCGGATTCGGATCCGACGGTCTTCTGTGGCGATCTCTTTATTCACGGGTTGGACCAATTGCCAAGGACGTTTCACGAAGACGATTATGAGAGCCACATCCGTTGCACATGAACGAGAaagaaatccttttttttttcttttcttccccaACTTTGCTAAACACTCTTCACTTCCATTTTAATATGCTtatctcaatatcaaaattaattaaaataaattattatattagaaCTTCGACAAATGAAAGATGTAATTTGGGGTGTGTGTATACTTAGTCACATTGTAATTCGATTAATGAATCCAATTGATTTTGTAATTCTAGACATCTGTTTGCTGTGAGGTAATGCTTTGGTTTAGGAAAATTCACAAAGCACATACTAACCCATTAGCTTGGAAGTTAAAGCTGACAGTGCAATTTCCATTATTCTTGTTTGTTGTTTCTTTGCCTCTGACCATAGCCAGTCCAAGCAATTGGTAACTGCAACTGCAGCACACAGCTGCCAAAAAGGATGGTGATGACAGGATATTCAATTTAGGAAGGTCAtaaaatcctttttctacttgtgTAATACAAGTTGCTCCTGCAGAAGCTGCCCTGATGTAGTTATGCAGAAGCCACATATAGTCTAGACACTGAGCTCTCTGCATGACTAATAGCATGAATCAAATAATCGTACGCGCAAGACAGTTTAATCGTACTAATATCATTAGTATGTGTTCAGAAATCACTCTGCAGTAGTAATTTACAGAAAGCCTAGATGGTAGGAGTCATCGGAAAATACACACATTTATTTCTCATAGTTCAGTTTGCAGGTTGCCTCGGTGTTCCATTTATGTTTAGCAACCAAACGCGCACTATGTTTGTCGGGGCCATTGTTGCTTGATTCACTATTAGGCTAAATGAAGTTTCTTCTTGCTTGTCGATGAACCATGAGTCCTCGATCCTGCACCAAGTAGGCAAGTAAATAAGTCAGATCGGTAACAAGTTATCGGGTTACTGTAACGTCTTCGCCCACCTGTGTGATGCTGAACCAAAGGGAACTCGACGAGAATGATGAAAGATGATCTCTCTGCTTCTCTAAGATATTGTACAGTTCCGTTCATGATCTTCACAAGCTTTTGGCTGATGAAAAGACCGAGGCCTTCCCTTGACATACCCTGACTGTGGTGGAACATCTCCTGCACCAACGTCTCTGGTATTCCTGGTGCTGGATGAATGATCCTGAAAATAAAGTATCATTATTAATTTCTTCAGTGCAATTGATCTTTGATTTACAGTTTAATGCTGTACAAGTTTACTCTGTGTCTTCAAAATATCACATACTATCCTGCTAAAAGCCTAAAACAGTGAAATAATTGATGTTCAGATTCCCGTCAATTCTAATTCTACTGGGTTGTTTATGTGAACAACAAAATTTCATCCCTGAGAACACTCCACATGCACTAGATAGAGCATTCCCCTTGGAGAATTTTTCAGCATGAATTTTCAGAACTGGACTACCTGAATTTGAGATGAACTACTTGCACTCCGGTTCCTATACGTTCCTTTCTTGGAATGACCTGAAGTGCGATTGATCCATCAGCCACCGGTGCAAACTGAAGAGCACTTGACAAGAAGTCTGCTAGAACCTGCTGCAGCCTCAAGTTATCCCCATACAAATACATAGAAGATACTTCCGCAGGCCAATCTTGAAGAAGCGCCACCTCCCGTTCCCTGCTTAGAGCCATGCCTTGGTTTATGACTGCATCCAGAGCTTCACCGAGGTTAAACTCTACTGTGTTCAGCTCCATATAGCTGTTAGGAAGTCATGCCTGTTAATAGGTGCTTATGTATACTTGAGGCCAAGAATGAACGGAATAACATGAAAGCCTAAATTGCAAAAGCCAGCATGCTTGCAAATTCTATGTGGGGATCCACACAAACATTTGTCGCTTTCTAAAGAGTgtctcatagtatcaaaactcaaAATGATGTTTACTGCAAGAAATTAATCTTTTATGAGGcagaaaataaatttgaaaaagattaatCAATTTTAATATCCATCACTTATTCCTCACACAAATATATTACATTGGATTTTGATGTTACATTCTACTCTGCAGCTATTTTTCACATAATGATACAAATCATGCATGATTACTCCTGAACCAGATTGTGAACTTGGTTAAAAGTATAACAGCTTTCAAAAGTCAATCGTATAGATTACTCCTGCAGCTCAAATTTTTAGAAAcaacaaattattttttttcaattggAAATTTGCTTGGTTGTTAAGAAATTCAACATCATCAAATGACAGACGTACATAACAACTTTAGGATCTGGTCACATGGAACATAAGAAAGATAC contains the following coding sequences:
- the LOC135641736 gene encoding uncharacterized protein LOC135641736, with protein sequence MAIQEKLMQAAVEHRFHLAVAAALVAALFSLLSLGPSFSAVAGFFWPLLVSTGFLLVAVAVLLRISPPPGETSGEELINYVAGRPEDGQLTRDYDEAADGVTDQRRGEEAAAEDAERRKSQ